From one Onychomys torridus chromosome 12, mOncTor1.1, whole genome shotgun sequence genomic stretch:
- the LOC118594219 gene encoding olfactory receptor 2L5-like, whose product MDSYNHTFTGFILLGLFPSSQTGMFLFILIVLIFLTAWIGNLSMILLILLDSHLHTPMYFLLSQLSLIDLNYISTIVPKMVSDFMLGNNYISFIGCGFQIFLFLTFGGAETLLLASMAYDRYVAICFPLHYAIRMNKRVCVLMIIGSWMLGSINSCAHTGYALHIPYCRSRAINHFFCDVPAMLTLACMDTWVYEYTVFVSTILFLVLPFIGIVCSYGRVFLAVYRMHSGTGKKKAYSTCSTHLTVVTFYYAPFAYTYLRPRSLRSPAEDKILAVFYTVLTPMLNPIIYSLRNKEVMDALRRVTHRIFFSKNVDKLPT is encoded by the coding sequence ATGGATAGTTATAATCACACATTTACAGGTTTCATTTTATTGGGATTGTTCCCATCATCACAAACAGGTATGTTTCTCTTCATTCTCATTGTTCTCATCTTCCTGACAGCTTGGATTGGCAACCTGTCCATGATCCTTCTCATCCTCCTGGATTCCcatctccacacacccatgtattTCTTACTCAGTCAGCTTTCTCTCATTGACTTAAATTACATCTCTACCATTGTCCCTAAAATGGTGTCTGACTTCATGTTGGGTAATAACTACATCTCCTTTATTGGGTGTGGGTTTCAGATCTTCCTCTTCTTGACTTTTGGGGGTGCAGAAACCCTTTTGCTGGCTTctatggcctatgaccgctatgtggctaTTTGTTTTCCTCTCCACTATGCCATACGCATGAATAAAAGAGTTTGTGTGCTGATGATAATAGGGTCTTGGATGCTGGGCTCCATTAACTCCTGTGCTCACACTGGGTATGCACTTCACATTCCTTACTGCCGATCCAGGGCCATCAAccatttcttctgtgatgttcctgcCATGTTGACCCTGGCCTGCATGGACACATGGGTCTATGAATACACAGTATTTGTGAGCACAATCCTCTttcttgtgcttccattcattgGTATAGTGTGTTCTTATGGTCGTGTTTTCCTTGCTGTCTACCGCATGCATTCTGGGACAGGGAAGAAGAAGGCCTATTCTACCTGTAGCACCCATCTCACGGTGGTAACTTTCTACTATGCACCGTTTGCTTACACTTATCTACGCCCAAGATCCCTCCGATCTCCAGCAGAGGACAAGATTCTAGCAGTCTTCTACACAGTCCTCACCCCAATGCTCAATCCCAtcatctacagcctgaggaacaaaGAAGTGATGGACGCACTGAGAAGAGTAActcacagaattttcttttcaaaaaatgtAGACAAGTTGCCTACTTGA